The Chloroflexota bacterium genome has a window encoding:
- a CDS encoding argininosuccinate synthase, with product MKGKFKKVVLAYSGGLDTSVIVPWLKENYGCEVITFTADVGQGAEELVGLEEKALATGASKAYIQDLREEFLREYAFPTMQAGAIYERQYLLGTSFARPIIVKYLVKVAEQEAADAVAHGCTGKGNDQVRFELSVKALNPYLHTIAPWREWELRSREDELAYARAHNIPVSATEKSIYSRDRNLWHLSHEGGMLEDPWVEPEEDLFCITVAPEKAPDKPHYLTIDFEQGVPVAIDGVAMGPVQLLTQLNELGGAHGVGRVDMVENRLVGMKSRGVYETPGGTILYTAHQGLESICLDRETLHYKELVGHRYAELVYYGLWFTPLREALDAFVAKTQERVTGTVRVKLYKGSCVVVGRKSPFSLYREDFATFGRDVVYNQNDAAGFINLFGLPLKVKALVDRQNGQAPWPAQLEIQRD from the coding sequence ATGAAAGGCAAATTCAAAAAAGTGGTGTTAGCGTACTCTGGCGGACTGGATACATCGGTGATTGTGCCATGGCTGAAGGAGAATTATGGCTGCGAAGTGATCACGTTTACGGCCGATGTGGGGCAGGGCGCAGAGGAACTGGTTGGGTTGGAGGAAAAAGCCCTCGCTACTGGTGCTAGCAAGGCGTACATCCAAGACCTGCGCGAAGAGTTCCTGAGAGAATATGCCTTCCCCACCATGCAGGCAGGAGCCATCTACGAGCGCCAATATCTGTTGGGTACTTCATTCGCACGTCCCATCATTGTCAAGTACCTGGTGAAAGTGGCAGAGCAAGAAGCAGCCGATGCCGTTGCCCATGGTTGCACGGGCAAAGGCAATGACCAGGTGCGCTTTGAACTGAGTGTCAAGGCGCTCAACCCTTACCTCCATACCATAGCGCCATGGCGCGAGTGGGAGTTGCGCTCCCGTGAAGACGAACTGGCTTATGCGCGTGCGCACAATATCCCCGTGTCTGCTACGGAAAAGTCCATCTACAGCCGCGATCGCAATCTCTGGCACCTGAGCCATGAGGGAGGCATGCTGGAGGATCCCTGGGTTGAGCCAGAAGAGGACCTCTTTTGCATCACTGTCGCCCCTGAAAAAGCACCGGACAAACCGCATTATTTGACCATTGATTTTGAGCAGGGCGTTCCGGTGGCTATTGATGGCGTGGCGATGGGACCGGTGCAGCTTCTCACGCAGCTCAATGAACTAGGCGGTGCTCACGGCGTAGGACGCGTGGACATGGTGGAGAACCGTCTGGTAGGCATGAAATCACGCGGGGTGTACGAAACCCCAGGTGGCACAATCCTGTATACTGCCCATCAGGGGCTCGAAAGCATCTGCCTGGATCGGGAGACGCTGCACTACAAGGAGTTGGTTGGGCACCGCTATGCTGAGCTGGTATACTATGGGCTGTGGTTCACTCCCTTGCGTGAGGCGCTGGATGCTTTCGTGGCCAAAACCCAGGAGCGGGTCACTGGTACTGTGCGCGTCAAGCTCTACAAGGGGAGCTGTGTCGTGGTAGGGCGCAAGTCGCCATTCAGCCTCTATCGTGAGGACTTTGCCACCTTTGGCCGGGATGTCGTCTATAACCAAAACGATGCCGCCGGGTTTATCAATCTGTTCGGTCTGCCGCTGAAGGTCAAGGCATTGGTTGATCGCCAGAATGGACAGGCGCCGTGGCCAGCCCAGTTGGAGATCCAGCGCGATTAG
- a CDS encoding zinc ribbon domain-containing protein: MPLYEYICDRCQCKFELLRSFSKADEPAVCPNCESPGARRLLSIFAALSKGSDGTTTSVAGGGSCAACAATSCAGCKK, translated from the coding sequence ATGCCTCTTTATGAATATATTTGCGACCGATGTCAGTGCAAGTTTGAGTTGTTGCGCAGTTTTAGCAAAGCAGATGAGCCGGCAGTGTGCCCGAATTGTGAGTCTCCGGGTGCACGCCGTCTGCTATCTATTTTTGCCGCGCTGAGCAAAGGCAGTGACGGAACAACCACCAGCGTGGCTGGAGGTGGTTCGTGCGCTGCCTGTGCCGCCACTTCGTGTGCAGGGTGCAAGAAGTAG
- a CDS encoding TldD/PmbA family protein, whose amino-acid sequence MKEIAERALNAAQLQGATYADIRIVHQQTQSILVKNGHVEGLSHDENQGFGVRVIVNGAWGFASSSLLSLDEAARVAAQAAQIARASSLAKARDVYLGPSEVHVARYETPVQVDPFSIPLEEKIALLLAADEEMRRAKGIAVTESNMAFLRENKVFASSEGSYIEQILIESGAGIEATAVGANEMQTRSFPNSFGRQQKKAGYEFIRELNLVENGQRIAEEAVALLSAPQCPSGITTVILDSTQLALQIHESCGHPSELDRVFGEEASYAGTSFLTLDKLGSFRYGSPIVNIYADATIPSALGTFGYDDEGVPAQRSPIVKEGIFVGYLTSRETAAMLGQRSNGTMRADGWNRIPLIRMTNINLEPGTWELEDLLADTEDGIYMAVNKSWSIDDKRLNFQFGTQLAYEIKKGKLGQMLKNATYTGITPEFWRSCDAICNEKYWQIWGLPNCGKGEPAQVAHVAHGAAPARFRHVRVGIV is encoded by the coding sequence GTGAAAGAAATCGCTGAGCGAGCGCTCAACGCGGCGCAATTACAGGGAGCAACTTATGCGGACATACGCATTGTCCACCAACAGACACAATCCATCCTGGTCAAAAATGGACACGTGGAAGGGCTTTCCCATGACGAGAACCAGGGGTTTGGCGTACGTGTAATTGTAAACGGCGCCTGGGGCTTTGCCAGCAGTTCGCTCCTCAGCCTGGATGAAGCAGCGCGCGTGGCAGCTCAAGCGGCACAAATCGCACGCGCCAGCAGCCTCGCCAAAGCCCGCGATGTCTATCTCGGTCCATCAGAAGTACACGTGGCTCGCTATGAGACTCCGGTGCAGGTGGATCCTTTCTCCATTCCGCTAGAGGAGAAGATTGCACTATTGCTAGCTGCCGATGAAGAGATGCGCCGCGCCAAAGGCATCGCAGTAACGGAGAGCAACATGGCCTTTCTCCGCGAGAACAAGGTTTTTGCCAGTTCCGAGGGCAGTTACATCGAACAGATCCTTATCGAAAGCGGAGCAGGGATAGAAGCCACCGCTGTTGGCGCAAACGAAATGCAGACGCGCTCTTTTCCAAACAGCTTCGGGAGACAACAGAAAAAAGCAGGGTACGAATTCATCCGTGAGCTCAACCTGGTGGAGAACGGTCAGCGCATCGCGGAAGAAGCAGTAGCCCTTCTGAGTGCTCCCCAATGTCCGAGTGGTATCACCACCGTGATCCTCGACTCCACCCAATTAGCCCTGCAAATACACGAATCCTGTGGCCATCCTTCTGAACTAGACCGGGTATTTGGCGAGGAAGCGAGTTACGCCGGCACCAGTTTTTTGACCCTGGATAAACTCGGCTCTTTCCGATATGGTTCACCCATTGTCAATATTTATGCCGATGCCACTATTCCCAGCGCCCTAGGCACCTTCGGCTATGATGATGAAGGTGTACCTGCGCAACGCAGCCCCATTGTCAAGGAAGGCATTTTCGTCGGGTATCTCACCTCCCGTGAGACTGCTGCCATGCTGGGGCAACGCAGCAATGGCACAATGCGCGCTGACGGCTGGAACCGCATTCCTCTTATCCGCATGACCAACATCAACCTGGAACCAGGAACTTGGGAACTTGAGGATCTTCTCGCCGACACCGAAGATGGCATTTACATGGCGGTGAACAAAAGCTGGAGCATAGATGACAAGCGACTGAATTTCCAGTTTGGCACGCAACTTGCCTATGAAATTAAGAAGGGCAAACTGGGACAGATGCTGAAAAACGCCACATACACGGGCATCACACCCGAGTTTTGGCGCTCGTGTGACGCCATATGCAACGAGAAATACTGGCAAATCTGGGGGCTGCCCAACTGTGGAAAAGGGGAACCAGCTCAGGTTGCTCATGTTGCACATGGAGCTGCACCAGCGCGCTTTCGCCATGTGCGCGTAGGCATTGTGTGA
- a CDS encoding TldD/PmbA family protein, translated as MLGPERMKRIAQRVLAYSIAEQTEVLLFSEETYLTRFANSHIHQNVAERNVRVHVRAVLGKKVGVASGNDFSEFALDRVTEKAVEIALLQPENPDFHSLPSPKPIPAVNAFVQATAEFTPEQRAKAVAAICQLSKENGLVASGAFTTASSEIAVSNSLGVFAYAPSTVADLTTVIMSDDSSGYAGATSLDVREINAEQIGREAVDKALRSRNPHAIEPGEYTVILEEYAVAEMLSYLSYLGFSALAVQEGRSFMANKFGQRITGYNISIWDDGLDGSGLPMPFDFEGVPKQRVDLIADGVAKAVVYDSYTANKEGKESTGHALPAPNPYGPLPGHLFMKAGTDSKAQMLASVEQGLWVTRFHYVNPVHPLKTILTGMTRNGTFWIEHGEIKGATKNLRFTQNILEALSNVRMISAETKLRSGFYGGVRVPALCIERFSFTGVTEF; from the coding sequence ATGCTAGGTCCAGAAAGAATGAAACGGATTGCACAGCGTGTGCTTGCCTATTCCATTGCCGAGCAAACCGAAGTACTATTGTTCAGCGAAGAAACCTATCTAACGCGCTTCGCTAATTCCCATATCCACCAAAACGTTGCCGAACGCAATGTGCGCGTCCACGTCCGGGCGGTCTTGGGCAAAAAGGTCGGGGTCGCTTCGGGCAACGATTTCAGCGAGTTTGCCTTGGACCGCGTTACGGAAAAGGCGGTGGAGATTGCCCTCCTACAGCCAGAGAACCCTGATTTCCACTCCCTGCCTTCGCCTAAACCCATCCCTGCGGTGAACGCATTCGTCCAAGCCACAGCGGAGTTTACTCCAGAACAACGTGCCAAAGCAGTAGCGGCGATCTGTCAACTATCCAAAGAAAATGGGCTAGTTGCCTCCGGGGCGTTCACCACGGCCAGTTCGGAAATCGCCGTCAGCAACTCGCTGGGCGTGTTTGCCTACGCGCCAAGCACCGTCGCTGATCTCACCACTGTCATTATGTCCGATGATAGTTCGGGCTATGCCGGCGCAACGTCTCTCGACGTGCGCGAAATCAATGCGGAGCAGATTGGACGAGAAGCGGTGGACAAGGCTCTGCGCAGCCGCAACCCACACGCTATCGAACCAGGCGAGTACACCGTGATCCTCGAAGAATATGCGGTGGCAGAGATGTTGTCCTACCTATCCTACCTGGGATTCAGCGCGCTGGCCGTGCAAGAAGGACGTAGCTTCATGGCTAATAAGTTTGGTCAACGCATAACCGGATACAATATCTCCATTTGGGATGATGGACTGGATGGGAGTGGGCTGCCAATGCCTTTTGACTTCGAGGGAGTGCCCAAACAGCGTGTGGACCTCATCGCCGATGGAGTGGCAAAAGCAGTTGTGTACGACAGTTACACCGCAAATAAGGAAGGCAAAGAATCCACCGGCCATGCCTTGCCCGCACCAAACCCCTACGGGCCATTGCCGGGCCATCTGTTCATGAAAGCAGGAACGGATAGCAAAGCACAAATGCTAGCCTCTGTTGAACAAGGGTTGTGGGTGACCCGGTTTCATTACGTGAACCCAGTCCACCCTCTCAAAACCATCCTTACCGGCATGACCCGTAATGGCACCTTCTGGATCGAGCATGGCGAGATCAAAGGCGCTACGAAAAACCTCCGCTTCACCCAAAACATCCTAGAAGCGCTCTCCAACGTGCGGATGATCAGCGCGGAGACAAAACTGAGAAGCGGCTTCTATGGAGGGGTTCGCGTACCTGCATTGTGCATCGAACGCTTTTCCTTTACCGGCGTGACAGAGTTCTAG
- a CDS encoding ABC transporter permease, giving the protein MGRPSLGRVWRTINRFVSKTLTIAELEVRKLRHDPTELLTRAVQPALWLLVFGQVFTQTRAIPTGDLRYIDFMTPGILAQSVLFIAIFHGIAIIWERDLGIVHKFLVSPTPRAALVLGKALSASVRGLSQAFLVYILALLLHVRVSRNPLALLGVLVTIILGAALFSSFSLIVACLVKTRERFMGIGQVLTMPLFFASNAIYPISVMPAWLRVISCVNPLTYEVDALRALILAGGTSTYGVGLDLVVLLVVTVLLVIIGGRLYPNVVI; this is encoded by the coding sequence ATGGGCCGGCCATCCTTGGGACGTGTGTGGAGAACCATAAACCGGTTTGTCAGCAAGACGTTAACCATTGCTGAGCTGGAGGTGCGCAAACTGCGTCATGACCCCACCGAGCTATTGACACGTGCTGTGCAGCCGGCGCTCTGGCTGCTGGTCTTTGGGCAGGTTTTCACTCAGACGCGCGCAATTCCTACTGGCGATCTGCGCTACATTGATTTCATGACCCCTGGTATCTTGGCACAAAGCGTATTGTTCATTGCCATCTTTCATGGGATTGCAATTATTTGGGAGCGCGATCTGGGGATCGTGCACAAGTTTCTGGTCAGCCCCACGCCGCGTGCTGCGTTGGTGCTGGGCAAAGCGCTATCAGCTAGCGTGCGTGGGTTATCGCAGGCCTTTCTCGTCTATATATTAGCATTGCTTCTGCATGTGAGGGTGTCCAGAAATCCTTTGGCACTGCTAGGCGTACTGGTCACGATCATACTAGGTGCGGCGCTTTTCTCTTCGTTCTCCTTGATCGTCGCCTGCCTAGTGAAAACGCGGGAGCGATTCATGGGCATTGGTCAGGTGCTGACGATGCCGCTGTTCTTCGCCAGCAATGCCATCTATCCAATTTCAGTCATGCCTGCCTGGTTGAGGGTGATTTCGTGTGTCAATCCCCTGACTTACGAAGTAGATGCATTGCGCGCACTGATACTGGCTGGTGGGACAAGCACCTACGGAGTGGGGTTGGATCTGGTTGTCTTGCTGGTGGTGACAGTGCTCTTGGTGATCATCGGCGGACGCTTGTATCCCAATGTCGTGATCTGA
- a CDS encoding ATP-binding cassette domain-containing protein codes for MSEDKTMHTADCIVNTQGLIRRFGTLTAVDALTIAVKSGEVFGLVGPNGAGKTTVIKMLTTLLPPTMGKASVAGFDIVRQAADVRRCIGYVPQVLSADGTLTGYENLLIFAKLYDIPRAERELRVREALAFMGLADAADKLVRNYSGGMIRRLEIAQSMLHHPQILFLDEPTVGLDPLARKAVWEHIWQLRADYGVTIFLTTHYMDEADNLCNRVAIMHLGKVVALGTPAELKTSIGNSNATLDQVFTYYTGDILESGGSYRETSRTRRTVHKLG; via the coding sequence ATGTCGGAAGATAAAACCATGCACACTGCGGATTGTATTGTGAACACGCAAGGACTGATACGGCGCTTTGGCACCTTAACAGCCGTGGATGCACTAACCATTGCCGTCAAGTCTGGTGAAGTGTTTGGGCTGGTGGGTCCGAATGGAGCAGGCAAAACAACCGTGATCAAGATGCTGACCACTTTGCTGCCGCCTACCATGGGCAAAGCCAGCGTGGCTGGCTTTGACATTGTTCGCCAGGCAGCAGACGTGCGACGTTGCATTGGCTATGTTCCTCAAGTGCTCTCTGCCGACGGTACTCTAACAGGCTACGAGAATTTGCTTATCTTCGCCAAATTGTATGACATCCCGCGTGCGGAACGCGAGTTGCGGGTGCGTGAAGCACTGGCTTTCATGGGCTTGGCTGATGCCGCGGACAAGTTGGTGCGCAACTACTCCGGTGGGATGATCCGTCGGTTGGAGATTGCACAGTCCATGTTACACCATCCCCAGATATTGTTCCTGGACGAGCCAACGGTTGGTCTTGATCCATTGGCACGTAAAGCAGTGTGGGAGCATATTTGGCAGTTGCGTGCTGATTATGGTGTGACGATCTTTCTGACTACGCACTATATGGATGAGGCCGATAACCTATGCAACCGAGTCGCGATCATGCATCTCGGTAAAGTGGTGGCCCTTGGTACACCGGCGGAGTTGAAAACCTCCATTGGCAATAGCAATGCCACATTGGATCAGGTGTTCACCTACTATACAGGAGATATCTTGGAATCAGGAGGAAGTTACCGTGAGACTTCTCGAACAAGGCGCACCGTCCACAAGCTGGGCTAG
- a CDS encoding DNA polymerase domain-containing protein — protein sequence MSETWQVDGRALVVSNLRKVFWPEDCLTKEDMLRYYQAVAPTMLPYLKDRPVTLRVFPDGIHGFSYYRRDAPEHAPKWLRYVDYQPETSARIIQLPLIDDAAGLLWLANEGAIEFHSWASCVTNLTQPDMAILDLDPGDQATFDEVLQAALRLRDALEKLNLHSYPKTSGGRGLHVYLPLDSGHTFEEVRMWVRTLAERLAVSYPELIAVAHGATHRGRQVTIDHAQNSIGRNTAAPYTLRAQRGALVSAPLTWSEVEAGHIRPSDFALRTLSERVQMKGDLFAPILQGGQWLPPLTTG from the coding sequence GTGTCTGAAACGTGGCAGGTAGACGGCCGTGCGCTTGTCGTCTCCAATTTGAGGAAGGTTTTCTGGCCGGAAGACTGCTTGACCAAAGAAGACATGCTGCGCTATTATCAGGCGGTGGCGCCAACGATGCTGCCCTATCTGAAGGACCGGCCAGTTACTCTGCGCGTTTTCCCTGACGGCATCCATGGTTTCTCCTATTACCGACGGGACGCGCCGGAGCATGCTCCCAAGTGGTTGCGCTATGTAGATTACCAGCCAGAGACATCCGCGCGTATTATTCAATTGCCATTGATAGATGACGCAGCAGGGTTGCTATGGCTGGCAAATGAAGGCGCCATCGAGTTTCATTCCTGGGCTTCCTGTGTCACTAACCTGACACAGCCAGATATGGCGATCCTTGATCTAGACCCGGGGGATCAGGCTACTTTTGACGAGGTCTTGCAAGCAGCATTGCGGCTGCGCGATGCGTTGGAAAAATTGAACCTGCATAGCTATCCAAAGACCAGTGGTGGACGAGGCTTACACGTGTACTTACCCTTAGACTCTGGCCATACCTTTGAAGAGGTACGCATGTGGGTCAGGACGCTGGCTGAGCGTCTGGCTGTTTCGTATCCCGAGCTGATTGCCGTGGCGCATGGAGCAACGCATCGCGGTCGCCAGGTTACGATAGATCATGCTCAGAACAGCATCGGCCGCAATACAGCAGCTCCCTACACACTGCGGGCGCAGCGTGGCGCGCTTGTATCGGCTCCGCTTACCTGGAGCGAGGTTGAAGCGGGGCACATACGACCATCAGACTTTGCTCTGCGCACATTGTCTGAGCGTGTGCAGATGAAAGGCGATTTGTTTGCTCCAATACTGCAAGGAGGCCAATGGTTGCCTCCTCTGACCACAGGATAA
- a CDS encoding ABC transporter ATP-binding protein yields MLEVKDLHVFYGAIHALQGISFHINEGEIVTLIGANGAGKSTTLKTISGLLRPRQGSIMFKGIDLTKVSAPRIVSLGISQVPEGRKIFAPLTVRENLEMGAYTRNDSKGIQESMERVFASFPRLKERLNQPGGTLSGGEQQMLAMGRGLMSNPKLLLLDEPSMGLSPLLVEEIFRIIQEINARGTSILLVEQNAAMALSIAHRAYVLETGNIVLEGPAAELLENPQVKAAYLGR; encoded by the coding sequence ATGCTGGAAGTCAAGGACCTGCATGTTTTCTACGGTGCCATTCATGCCCTGCAGGGTATTTCTTTTCACATCAACGAAGGCGAAATTGTAACCTTGATTGGTGCAAACGGTGCAGGCAAAAGTACTACGTTGAAAACCATCTCTGGTCTGCTGCGCCCCAGACAGGGTAGCATTATGTTTAAGGGCATTGACCTCACCAAGGTGTCTGCACCCAGGATCGTGTCACTGGGCATCTCTCAGGTGCCCGAAGGTCGCAAGATATTCGCACCACTGACTGTGCGCGAGAATCTGGAAATGGGTGCTTATACGCGGAATGACTCCAAGGGGATTCAGGAATCTATGGAGCGGGTCTTCGCTAGTTTCCCACGCCTGAAGGAGCGTCTAAATCAACCTGGCGGCACGCTCTCGGGCGGCGAGCAACAGATGTTGGCCATGGGGCGTGGTTTGATGTCCAATCCCAAGTTGTTGCTTTTGGATGAACCCTCCATGGGTCTGAGCCCGCTCCTGGTAGAGGAGATATTCCGCATTATCCAGGAAATCAATGCACGGGGCACCAGCATCCTGTTGGTGGAACAGAATGCGGCTATGGCTCTTTCCATTGCCCATCGCGCCTATGTATTGGAGACTGGCAATATTGTGCTGGAAGGACCGGCAGCAGAGTTGCTGGAGAATCCGCAGGTCAAGGCGGCGTATTTAGGGCGATAA
- a CDS encoding ABC transporter ATP-binding protein — protein MDERPIVLDIKDLSKNFGGRLTAAGYEGGLWAVRDFDLTVREGELVGLIGPNGAGKTTVFNMINALISVTSGQITFYGKNLVGLPPHVITQAGIGRTFQNIRIFPRLSVLDNVRIAYHPHAGYGLFHAIMQNGRFEERERELTERAQELLALFNLQDRQEELASNLPYGEQRRLEIARALAAQPKLLLLDEPAAGMNPREVHSLMDLIHFIRDRFKLTIVLIEHQMRVVMGICEWITVMDFGQVIARGTADEVSNNPRVIEAYLGKAGRRV, from the coding sequence ATGGACGAAAGGCCTATTGTCCTAGATATCAAAGACTTATCCAAGAACTTTGGGGGACGGCTGACAGCAGCAGGCTACGAAGGCGGGCTGTGGGCTGTTCGTGATTTCGATCTGACTGTGCGCGAGGGGGAGCTGGTTGGCCTTATTGGCCCCAACGGTGCGGGCAAAACGACCGTCTTCAACATGATCAATGCCTTAATTTCTGTCACGTCGGGGCAAATAACCTTCTATGGGAAGAATCTGGTTGGCTTGCCACCTCATGTCATCACGCAGGCTGGCATCGGGCGCACTTTTCAAAACATTCGCATTTTCCCCCGCTTGAGCGTGCTGGACAATGTGCGCATCGCGTATCACCCCCATGCCGGGTATGGGTTGTTCCACGCGATCATGCAGAATGGGCGATTTGAAGAGCGTGAACGTGAGTTGACAGAGAGGGCGCAGGAGTTGCTGGCTCTGTTCAATTTACAGGATCGCCAGGAAGAACTTGCTAGCAACTTGCCTTATGGTGAACAGCGCCGTCTGGAAATCGCTCGCGCTCTGGCTGCTCAGCCTAAGTTGTTGTTGCTAGATGAACCAGCAGCAGGCATGAACCCGCGCGAAGTGCACTCACTGATGGATTTGATCCACTTTATTCGCGATAGATTCAAATTGACCATTGTGCTCATCGAGCACCAAATGCGTGTGGTGATGGGCATTTGTGAGTGGATTACGGTAATGGACTTTGGCCAGGTGATTGCGCGGGGCACTGCTGATGAAGTATCTAACAATCCCAGAGTGATCGAAGCCTATCTAGGCAAAGCAGGGAGGAGGGTGTAG
- a CDS encoding branched-chain amino acid ABC transporter permease, giving the protein MTKSRFRFLGQSWLFWVGVCVVFLVVQWVLMPRMTEFRRTAWVIFPCIMAIICLGLNLIYGFNGQFSLGQWGFYGIGAYTAALITYHWAARISYPIQGIVLRIPPLLQKLIPMAQVELFHFDAGKSALLFVAVLIGAVFAAIISLAFGYIVLLRLGSDYFGIATLGFTIMIQVLIINSDQVIPETKGARGMVGIPQMTSFFWTFIFLILTIVIVRNILYSSVGRAIVSVREDEVAAQAMGIDTLKYKTISFVIGSFLAGLAGGLYAHLYAFLSPGYFSFVRSFDPLIIIVFGGLGNMTGTLLATFLWAISLEGMRIWLPQGFEAWRFVVYPIALLLIMLLRPQGLMGRVELGFLRAPKWPLRVAPVQEMKPQVAPAGAGNPQPGEDKLS; this is encoded by the coding sequence ATGACTAAATCTCGGTTTCGTTTTCTAGGGCAAAGCTGGTTGTTCTGGGTAGGTGTATGCGTTGTCTTTTTGGTTGTGCAATGGGTGTTGATGCCGCGCATGACGGAATTTCGCCGCACAGCCTGGGTTATATTCCCCTGTATCATGGCCATTATTTGCCTAGGATTGAATCTGATCTATGGCTTCAATGGACAGTTTTCACTGGGACAATGGGGCTTTTATGGCATTGGTGCCTATACTGCAGCATTGATTACCTATCATTGGGCTGCGAGGATCAGTTATCCAATACAAGGAATTGTCCTGCGCATTCCGCCTCTTTTGCAAAAGCTCATCCCTATGGCCCAAGTCGAGCTTTTCCATTTTGATGCCGGAAAGTCAGCGTTGCTATTTGTTGCTGTGCTGATTGGAGCCGTCTTTGCAGCAATAATCAGTCTTGCTTTTGGCTATATTGTGCTCTTGCGCTTGGGCTCGGATTATTTCGGCATTGCCACGCTTGGCTTTACTATCATGATACAGGTGTTGATCATTAACTCTGACCAGGTGATACCAGAGACTAAAGGAGCACGCGGGATGGTTGGCATCCCGCAAATGACTTCCTTTTTCTGGACGTTTATTTTCTTGATCCTGACAATTGTCATCGTACGCAATATCTTGTATTCCAGTGTTGGTCGGGCGATTGTCTCGGTGCGCGAAGACGAAGTGGCTGCACAGGCGATGGGCATTGACACACTGAAATACAAGACCATCTCCTTCGTCATTGGCAGTTTCTTAGCCGGTCTGGCTGGTGGGCTGTACGCCCACCTGTATGCCTTCTTGTCGCCAGGTTATTTCTCCTTTGTCAGGTCTTTCGACCCGCTGATCATCATCGTCTTTGGTGGGTTAGGTAACATGACGGGCACGCTCCTGGCTACATTTTTGTGGGCTATTTCGCTGGAGGGCATGCGCATCTGGTTGCCACAAGGCTTTGAGGCATGGCGTTTTGTGGTCTATCCCATTGCCCTCTTGTTGATCATGCTGCTACGGCCACAAGGGTTGATGGGCAGGGTTGAACTGGGATTTCTGCGCGCACCAAAGTGGCCATTGCGTGTGGCGCCTGTGCAGGAGATGAAACCACAGGTAGCTCCGGCAGGGGCTGGCAATCCTCAACCTGGGGAGGACAAGTTGTCATGA
- a CDS encoding branched-chain amino acid ABC transporter permease: MVDGIRLGFVYALVALGYTMVYGIVRLINFAHGDVFMVGAFTAFYATTHYHWGFVPAMILAMVVCSFLAVIIERVAYKPLRDAPRIAALITAIGVSFFLEYFTALDFVFTPNFISYTPLPIKFKTWDVAGVTFSNVMLIVIAISTLLLVLLWYLVYRTKLGKAMRAVAWDKPTARLMGIDVDMVITFTFAIGAALAGVGGMLYVIVYPQIRTFLGVMPGLKAFIAAVFGGIGSIPGAFLGSLIIGMVETLSQGYLSSTLRDAIVFSILIIVLLFRPTGLFGEAAKEKA, from the coding sequence ATGGTGGATGGCATCCGCCTGGGTTTTGTCTATGCCTTGGTCGCTTTGGGCTATACGATGGTTTACGGCATTGTACGCCTGATCAATTTTGCTCACGGTGACGTTTTCATGGTTGGTGCGTTTACTGCTTTCTATGCGACCACGCACTATCATTGGGGTTTTGTCCCCGCTATGATATTGGCTATGGTAGTGTGTTCTTTCCTAGCCGTTATCATCGAGCGAGTGGCCTATAAACCTCTGCGCGATGCACCACGTATTGCAGCCTTGATCACGGCTATTGGTGTTTCGTTTTTTTTGGAGTATTTCACTGCTTTGGATTTCGTCTTCACCCCCAACTTTATCAGTTATACGCCACTGCCAATCAAATTCAAGACCTGGGATGTGGCTGGTGTGACTTTTTCCAATGTCATGTTGATTGTGATCGCGATAAGCACGTTGCTCCTTGTTCTCTTATGGTATCTAGTCTATCGTACCAAGTTAGGGAAAGCGATGCGCGCCGTAGCCTGGGATAAGCCAACAGCGCGTTTGATGGGCATTGACGTGGATATGGTGATCACCTTCACCTTCGCTATAGGTGCGGCTCTGGCGGGCGTGGGAGGCATGTTGTATGTCATTGTGTATCCGCAGATTCGCACTTTCCTGGGTGTAATGCCCGGCTTGAAGGCATTTATTGCAGCGGTGTTCGGTGGTATTGGCAGTATTCCTGGCGCATTTTTGGGCTCACTGATCATTGGCATGGTGGAAACCTTGAGCCAAGGCTACCTGTCTTCTACGCTGCGGGATGCCATTGTGTTTTCTATTTTGATTATCGTGTTGCTCTTCAGGCCGACAGGACTATTTGGCGAGGCCGCGAAGGAGAAGGCATAA